Proteins found in one Candidatus Hydrogenedentota bacterium genomic segment:
- a CDS encoding metallophosphoesterase, with amino-acid sequence MPLFSARRITVIVLGVLFVASAAFPQQSPRPQQYPLLEGQWPASDGGKFSFVILGDKTSGGEGQWPVFDRAVEAINLLEPDFVITVGDHIPGHMQERAQWEAEWAEYLEHARRLDAPQYLTPGNHDIANTECYGFWKEDFGRTYYAFDYKGCHFLVLNTEEERFDGRGPVWNAMMTFAEQDLGAHSQSRHTFIFFHKPMWDDPRYENDMKRLEQALGSRPYTIIAGHEHYLMSERRNGRLYVIQSATGGGIDVSGVPEFGAFHAFGCVTVDGNDVTYAVVQPAGPVLPVDTAPAWFRKAVARNVLTWDALEPPVRDGDTVLVRTVARFANPFEKSISISATVSSLDEFMWEPVLENNARWRLDGGNLVTEVPLEPTKDAALEITFRTVREHLSYPPRYAFRVRYGEGWLNGESYPMEQENVIPAYPAETLRSVPEWQVIGPFPLGDIDTSKLPGDPAAANPNFFREFGPERGYDPDREYPGGLRWQKVASQGRGLLNFNALLGTQDLALAYALCGVYSPRAQATHLVMYSDNFSYAMLNGEIIHEGQDFGAPGGFTYVPLNLREGWNTLIVKLINNRGDWFLRVLAADPAKNLNFGDTILNSMDGGTGITGNMPRKQ; translated from the coding sequence ATGCCGTTATTTTCCGCACGCCGTATTACCGTGATTGTGTTGGGCGTCTTGTTTGTGGCGAGTGCTGCGTTCCCTCAACAGTCTCCAAGGCCTCAGCAATATCCCCTTCTCGAAGGGCAATGGCCGGCTTCAGATGGCGGTAAGTTCAGTTTTGTGATTCTGGGAGACAAAACGAGCGGGGGAGAGGGGCAATGGCCGGTTTTCGACCGGGCTGTAGAGGCCATTAACCTGCTCGAACCCGATTTTGTGATCACGGTCGGCGATCATATCCCTGGCCACATGCAGGAACGCGCGCAATGGGAGGCCGAATGGGCCGAATACCTCGAACATGCCCGGCGGCTGGATGCGCCGCAGTATCTGACCCCCGGCAACCACGACATCGCCAATACCGAATGCTACGGTTTCTGGAAGGAGGATTTCGGCCGCACCTACTACGCTTTCGACTACAAGGGCTGCCATTTCCTGGTGCTCAACACCGAAGAGGAGCGTTTTGACGGCCGGGGACCGGTCTGGAACGCCATGATGACGTTTGCGGAACAGGACCTCGGCGCTCACAGCCAGTCGCGGCACACCTTCATCTTCTTTCACAAGCCGATGTGGGACGATCCGCGCTACGAGAATGACATGAAGCGGCTCGAGCAGGCGCTGGGCTCCCGGCCGTACACGATTATTGCGGGTCACGAGCACTATCTCATGTCCGAGCGTCGCAACGGCCGCCTCTACGTGATCCAAAGCGCTACGGGCGGCGGCATCGACGTGAGCGGCGTGCCCGAATTCGGCGCGTTTCACGCATTCGGCTGCGTCACGGTCGACGGCAATGATGTGACGTATGCCGTCGTGCAGCCCGCCGGGCCCGTCCTGCCCGTGGATACCGCTCCCGCATGGTTTCGAAAGGCGGTCGCCCGGAACGTCCTCACATGGGACGCTCTCGAGCCGCCGGTGCGCGACGGAGACACGGTGCTCGTTCGCACCGTCGCCCGTTTTGCCAATCCCTTCGAAAAGAGCATCAGCATCAGCGCCACGGTGTCTTCGCTCGACGAATTCATGTGGGAACCCGTGCTCGAGAACAACGCGCGGTGGCGGCTCGACGGCGGCAACCTGGTTACGGAAGTGCCATTGGAGCCCACCAAGGACGCCGCCCTCGAAATCACGTTTCGCACGGTGCGGGAACATCTGTCGTATCCGCCGAGGTACGCTTTTCGCGTGCGGTACGGGGAGGGCTGGCTTAACGGGGAAAGCTATCCCATGGAGCAGGAGAATGTCATACCCGCCTATCCGGCGGAAACGCTGCGCAGCGTGCCCGAGTGGCAGGTTATCGGACCGTTTCCGCTGGGCGATATCGATACCAGCAAGCTTCCGGGCGACCCCGCCGCGGCCAACCCGAACTTTTTCCGCGAGTTCGGGCCGGAGCGGGGGTACGACCCGGACCGCGAGTATCCCGGCGGTTTGCGCTGGCAGAAGGTGGCCAGTCAAGGCCGGGGGCTTCTGAACTTCAACGCGCTCCTGGGGACGCAGGACCTTGCGCTGGCGTATGCCTTGTGCGGCGTGTATTCGCCCCGGGCGCAAGCGACCCATCTGGTGATGTATTCGGACAATTTCTCGTATGCGATGCTGAACGGCGAGATCATTCACGAGGGGCAGGATTTCGGCGCCCCCGGAGGCTTCACCTACGTGCCGCTCAACCTCAGGGAAGGTTGGAATACCCTCATCGTGAAGCTCATCAACAATCGCGGGGACTGGTTTCTGCGCGTGCTCGCAGCTGACCCCGCCAAGAATCTGAATTTCGGGGACACAATACTCAATTCAATGGACGGCGGGACGGGGATAACAGGAAATATGCCCCGGAAACAATAA
- a CDS encoding uroporphyrinogen decarboxylase family protein: MRIQPYTCHIADSAIAEAGDIPLDALHRDADAICTAYDAIAPVAERLGLAPPPPRLGGFLYCHVSALGARVVFAPGSEPNVVPLLKTPEDVDRLKAPHEYMSRGVIPQRLRTLEALLERRPDAVRTVNAYPEGPVTTAALLMGPDFFVLPYIDPGRAHALLSFCVDSGLAFHEEAERHFGIASPPEVGGIADDFAGMFPPPLFEEFVMPYWERVYTGRRAKRRHLHSELLRPEHLPYLKDLNIEFFDPSADQYVTPWLLREQCPVPFMARILAWQVDNNSAEALQDLYRAYSACGPESIMFTLRILADEPKVAAMLETARTLARESPQDPPQNAG, translated from the coding sequence ATGCGTATCCAACCCTATACATGTCACATTGCCGATTCGGCGATCGCGGAAGCGGGGGACATTCCGTTGGACGCCCTGCACCGCGATGCGGACGCGATCTGCACGGCCTACGACGCGATTGCTCCGGTAGCCGAGCGATTGGGGTTGGCCCCGCCCCCGCCCAGGTTGGGCGGATTCCTCTATTGCCACGTGTCGGCCCTTGGCGCGAGGGTCGTGTTCGCGCCGGGGTCGGAGCCAAACGTTGTACCGCTCCTGAAAACGCCCGAGGACGTCGACCGTTTGAAAGCGCCTCACGAGTACATGTCGAGGGGCGTGATTCCCCAGCGGTTGCGTACGCTCGAGGCTCTTCTCGAACGGCGCCCGGACGCGGTGCGGACCGTCAACGCGTATCCGGAAGGACCAGTGACGACCGCGGCATTGCTGATGGGACCGGATTTTTTCGTTCTCCCGTATATCGACCCCGGCCGGGCCCATGCACTGTTGAGTTTTTGCGTGGACAGCGGGCTGGCGTTCCACGAAGAGGCCGAGCGGCATTTCGGGATTGCGAGTCCGCCGGAAGTAGGGGGGATCGCTGACGATTTCGCGGGGATGTTCCCGCCGCCGCTCTTCGAAGAGTTCGTAATGCCGTATTGGGAGCGGGTGTACACGGGCCGGCGGGCAAAGCGGAGGCATCTGCACAGCGAGTTGTTGCGGCCTGAACATCTGCCCTACCTGAAAGACCTCAATATCGAGTTCTTCGACCCCTCGGCCGACCAATATGTAACGCCGTGGCTTCTTCGTGAACAATGCCCCGTGCCCTTCATGGCGCGGATTCTAGCCTGGCAGGTCGACAACAACAGCGCCGAAGCGTTGCAGGACCTGTACCGCGCCTACTCCGCCTGCGGCCCCGAGAGCATCATGTTCACCCTGCGAATCCTGGCCGACGAGCCCAAGGTTGCCGCCATGCTCGAGACCGCGCGCACGTTGGCGCGGGAATCTCCGCAAGACCCTCCACAAAACGCCGGCTGA
- a CDS encoding FGGY-family carbohydrate kinase, which yields MAAKECILAIDLGTSGCKAALVDMTGKVLAWEFQAVPVFLLPDGGAEQNPEDWWQALVHTSRALVQRGVVSPSAILAICCSTQGECTVAVDAQGKPLMNAILWMDSRGARYLDKLTGGFIRIAGYGALKLIRWVRLTGGAPAMSGKDPAAHMLFVKHACPAVYAKTHKFLSALDYLNLRLTGRYVTTFDSVLTSWVTDNRDPSNIRYHAGLVRDSGIGPERFPDIVPCTEVLGPVAAEFADAVGLGGHTQVVAGAIDTSAAAVGAGAVRDYQAHLYVGTSSWLAAHVPFKKTDILASLASVPCAVPARYLLIALQATAGGNLAYLRDTFFFGNDALANGPAPADAYDRMCALAETSPPGSKGLLYTPWIYGERCPVENRSVRAGFHNLSLDHSRGDIVRSVLEGIALNTRWMLGPFEKNLGRKTEAIHIVGGGANSELWCQIFADVLGRPIRQLAEPIQANVRGAAFIGAAGLGACRLENVHELVRFRRTYEPRRDTSPTYDRLFQEFREVYRKNHAIHARLNEYFARKGA from the coding sequence ATGGCGGCCAAAGAGTGTATTCTGGCCATAGACTTGGGGACTTCCGGCTGTAAAGCTGCCCTCGTCGACATGACGGGAAAGGTCCTTGCCTGGGAGTTCCAGGCAGTGCCTGTTTTCCTGCTTCCAGACGGCGGCGCCGAGCAGAATCCCGAGGATTGGTGGCAGGCGCTGGTCCACACCTCGCGCGCGCTCGTACAGCGGGGCGTAGTTTCTCCGTCCGCGATTCTCGCCATCTGTTGCAGTACGCAGGGCGAGTGTACGGTGGCGGTAGACGCGCAGGGCAAGCCCCTGATGAACGCCATCTTGTGGATGGACTCGCGCGGGGCGCGCTATCTCGATAAACTGACCGGAGGATTCATCCGCATTGCCGGATACGGCGCGCTCAAGCTGATTCGCTGGGTGCGCCTCACAGGCGGCGCGCCCGCGATGTCGGGAAAGGACCCGGCGGCCCACATGCTCTTCGTCAAACACGCGTGCCCTGCCGTGTATGCGAAGACCCACAAGTTCCTGAGCGCCCTCGACTACCTGAATCTGCGGCTGACCGGGCGTTACGTGACAACTTTCGATTCGGTTCTCACGTCGTGGGTCACCGACAACCGGGACCCCTCCAATATCCGGTACCATGCAGGCCTGGTCAGAGACAGCGGGATCGGGCCGGAGAGGTTCCCCGACATCGTGCCCTGTACGGAGGTCCTTGGTCCGGTAGCTGCTGAATTCGCGGACGCCGTTGGCCTTGGCGGGCACACCCAGGTGGTTGCCGGCGCGATTGACACCAGTGCCGCCGCCGTAGGGGCGGGGGCCGTACGCGATTACCAGGCGCATCTTTACGTGGGCACGTCGTCGTGGCTGGCCGCTCATGTGCCATTCAAAAAGACCGACATTCTTGCGTCGCTGGCGTCCGTACCGTGCGCGGTTCCTGCCCGCTACCTCCTCATCGCGCTGCAGGCGACGGCGGGCGGCAATCTCGCGTATTTGCGCGACACCTTCTTTTTCGGCAACGACGCCCTGGCAAACGGTCCCGCGCCGGCCGACGCGTACGACCGCATGTGCGCCTTGGCCGAAACCTCGCCGCCGGGCAGCAAGGGCCTGCTCTACACGCCTTGGATCTACGGCGAGCGGTGTCCGGTCGAGAACCGGTCCGTCCGCGCGGGTTTTCACAACTTGTCGCTGGACCACAGCCGGGGGGATATCGTCCGGTCTGTTCTCGAAGGCATCGCGCTGAACACGCGGTGGATGTTGGGACCCTTCGAGAAGAATCTGGGCCGAAAAACGGAGGCGATCCATATCGTGGGCGGGGGCGCGAATTCGGAGCTCTGGTGCCAGATCTTCGCCGACGTGCTCGGGCGGCCTATTCGCCAGCTCGCGGAACCTATCCAGGCCAATGTTCGCGGCGCGGCGTTTATCGGGGCGGCTGGGCTTGGCGCGTGCCGGCTTGAGAACGTACACGAACTGGTCAGATTCCGGCGGACCTATGAGCCTCGGCGCGATACGAGCCCCACGTATGACCGGCTGTTTCAAGAATTCCGCGAAGTCTACCGCAAGAATCACGCGATCCATGCCCGGCTGAACGAGTATTTTGCCCGGAAGGGCGCGTAG
- a CDS encoding DEAD/DEAH box helicase, translating to RESWEGAGMKMTELLRYDIPPEVIQLWQARESECLLPVQELAIKRHNLFGTPNLLIQAPTSSGKTFVGEMAAIQTALRRKKVVYLVPLKALAEEKYLDFDEKYTPYGLKVIISTRDHRHFDAQLESGDFSIAIVVYEKLSQVLVRRPERFTEVELVIADELELLSDPDRGANVELLLTQILQSGCRVIGMSAVLGEADKLAAWMKAELVQYDRRPVELRYGVLHEGLFRYRTYNEFSEGQERLIDTDLECSAWETLMENVGAFVAQEEPCLIFVKAKHESRRGAELLAQHLSLPAAEQAIERLQDLENTHSRNKLLETLANGVAFHNADLSPEERRTVEDGFRQGEIKAMVSTSTLAIGMNLPAQNVFMTSEKWQYDNRFSMPWKTPILRGEYENMGGRAGRYGSGKAFGRSILIAPTPFDHETLWRRYVEGARESITPQLAETPLEDHALRLVASRTCTSGETLRLFFESTLTGQWLWSTALTLEEVDFRVRAALNRAVDAGMLTRVGDHGLEATPFGHAVTAKGVTIATGLQLAAWIHESETRHWSATDLLLAMALTPDARGPYLSLTTREYDHSDYPGRLKRLTMDEDLSANVPLNRLRNCDLMPFFEEVRAIKSALVMLDWMDQAGLYDIEEKFRVFAGQIFATAEQLGWLIDATATIAAAFGAQERFIERLLLYAERVQWGVRENLLPLVRLRLKGVDRNILLALEAHRLDTPEKLSEASEPHIARWVGKANAKIIKTWAKQEMQHTPPSTPAAPAPVLIVDERHPGQVVVDGQIVRLQDKQYRLLRVLAEAPSECVPYDRIYEAVWGDVVVEPNQMHFQKRKVLDRVKRVAPARGNIIRTIPKRGFVLELSPDEVRLSESVSAQSAA from the coding sequence TGCGGGAATCCTGGGAGGGTGCTGGGATGAAGATGACGGAGTTGCTCCGGTACGACATTCCGCCGGAGGTGATTCAACTGTGGCAGGCGCGGGAGAGCGAATGCCTGCTGCCGGTGCAAGAACTCGCGATCAAACGCCATAACCTGTTTGGAACCCCCAATTTGCTGATCCAGGCGCCGACGAGTTCGGGTAAGACCTTCGTGGGCGAGATGGCCGCTATTCAAACCGCCTTACGCCGCAAGAAGGTGGTTTATCTCGTGCCATTGAAGGCGTTAGCGGAAGAGAAATACCTCGATTTCGACGAGAAGTACACGCCCTACGGCCTCAAGGTAATCATCTCGACGCGCGACCACCGCCATTTTGACGCCCAGTTGGAGTCGGGAGATTTCTCCATCGCGATCGTGGTCTACGAGAAGCTCAGTCAGGTTCTGGTACGGCGGCCGGAGCGTTTCACGGAAGTCGAGTTGGTGATAGCCGACGAATTGGAGCTGCTGTCCGACCCCGACCGCGGGGCCAACGTGGAACTACTCTTGACCCAGATCCTGCAAAGCGGCTGCCGGGTGATCGGCATGTCGGCGGTTCTGGGCGAGGCGGATAAACTCGCGGCCTGGATGAAGGCCGAGTTGGTGCAATATGACCGGCGGCCGGTCGAGCTGAGGTACGGGGTGCTTCATGAGGGCCTGTTCCGATACCGGACTTACAATGAGTTCTCGGAAGGCCAGGAACGGCTCATCGACACGGACCTCGAATGCTCCGCGTGGGAAACCCTGATGGAGAACGTTGGAGCCTTTGTGGCGCAGGAAGAGCCCTGTCTCATCTTCGTCAAAGCGAAACACGAATCGCGCCGCGGAGCAGAACTGCTCGCGCAACACCTGTCGCTGCCAGCCGCGGAACAGGCCATCGAGCGACTGCAAGACCTCGAGAACACCCATTCGCGCAATAAACTGCTCGAAACGTTGGCGAACGGCGTCGCGTTTCACAACGCCGACTTGTCTCCTGAGGAGCGGCGTACCGTGGAAGACGGATTCCGCCAGGGCGAGATCAAGGCGATGGTATCGACCAGCACGCTGGCGATTGGCATGAACCTGCCGGCCCAGAACGTCTTTATGACCTCGGAGAAATGGCAATACGACAACCGGTTCAGCATGCCTTGGAAAACGCCGATTCTGCGGGGCGAATACGAGAACATGGGCGGCCGCGCCGGGCGCTACGGCTCGGGCAAGGCGTTCGGGCGCTCGATCCTCATCGCCCCCACCCCCTTCGACCATGAAACCCTGTGGCGGCGGTATGTGGAAGGCGCTCGAGAAAGCATCACGCCGCAACTCGCCGAGACCCCCCTGGAAGATCACGCGTTGCGACTGGTGGCTTCGCGCACTTGCACCAGCGGGGAGACCCTGCGGCTCTTTTTCGAGAGCACCCTGACCGGTCAATGGTTATGGAGCACGGCCCTGACCCTCGAGGAAGTGGATTTCCGGGTCCGAGCCGCACTAAACAGGGCCGTCGACGCGGGAATGTTGACCCGGGTGGGCGACCACGGGCTCGAGGCCACTCCCTTCGGGCACGCGGTAACCGCAAAGGGCGTCACCATTGCCACAGGCCTGCAACTGGCGGCGTGGATTCACGAATCGGAAACGCGCCATTGGAGCGCGACCGATCTCCTGCTGGCCATGGCGCTGACCCCCGACGCGCGCGGTCCCTACCTCTCTCTCACGACCCGGGAATATGACCACTCCGACTATCCGGGACGTCTCAAACGCCTTACCATGGACGAAGACCTCTCGGCCAACGTACCGTTGAACCGTCTCCGCAACTGCGACCTCATGCCCTTTTTCGAGGAAGTGCGCGCCATCAAGTCAGCCCTGGTGATGCTTGACTGGATGGACCAGGCCGGCTTGTATGACATCGAAGAAAAATTCCGGGTGTTCGCAGGCCAAATCTTCGCAACGGCGGAGCAACTCGGCTGGCTGATCGACGCTACCGCCACGATCGCCGCGGCCTTTGGCGCTCAAGAGCGCTTTATCGAACGGCTGCTGCTCTACGCGGAACGCGTGCAATGGGGCGTGCGCGAAAACCTCCTGCCCCTTGTGCGCCTCCGCCTGAAAGGCGTCGACCGCAATATCCTCCTGGCATTGGAGGCGCACCGTCTTGATACGCCCGAGAAGCTCTCCGAGGCATCGGAGCCTCACATAGCGCGATGGGTGGGTAAAGCGAACGCAAAAATCATCAAGACATGGGCGAAACAAGAGATGCAACATACTCCGCCCTCCACTCCCGCCGCGCCAGCACCCGTGCTCATAGTCGACGAACGCCATCCCGGCCAAGTCGTGGTCGATGGACAAATCGTGCGCCTCCAAGACAAACAGTACCGGCTGCTGAGGGTCTTGGCCGAAGCCCCAAGCGAATGCGTGCCCTACGACCGCATCTACGAGGCGGTCTGGGGAGATGTTGTGGTGGAACCCAATCAAATGCATTTTCAGAAACGAAAGGTCCTTGACCGCGTTAAACGCGTAGCTCCCGCCCGCGGCAACATCATCCGAACGATTCCCAAACGCGGGTTCGTCCTGGAACTCTCCCCGGACGAAGTACGCCTGAGCGAAAGCGTTTCCGCGCAGAGTGCCGCCTGA
- a CDS encoding DUF1559 domain-containing protein, translating into MHRKGFTLIELLVVIAIIGILAAILLPALARAREAARRASCANNLKQMGLVFKMYANESKGEKYPSITLWEGDAAATQPLDCGPRTNMEMIFNGPSVYPEYLTDVNILNCPSDAQGQREFDSGRYNFFHDPEQGINPCRFSDGSYIYLGWAISDIVLYVDPAQQNDGAIELATILTYLRPEAVDILGQMQGSYPVTDPASPGVLESDITDTTGKVTVYRLREGIERFMITDINNPASSALAQSEVWIMSDGVPTDASQFNHVPGGANVLYMDGHVEFLRYPSQTPCSRGWAVIGELAGI; encoded by the coding sequence ATGCATAGAAAGGGTTTTACGCTGATTGAGCTTCTGGTTGTTATCGCGATCATCGGCATTCTGGCGGCGATTCTGTTGCCCGCGCTCGCGCGTGCCCGGGAAGCTGCACGCCGCGCAAGTTGCGCAAACAACCTCAAGCAGATGGGACTCGTGTTCAAAATGTACGCTAACGAGTCCAAAGGAGAGAAATACCCCTCGATCACGCTGTGGGAAGGCGATGCAGCGGCTACCCAGCCGTTGGATTGCGGCCCGCGGACAAACATGGAGATGATCTTTAACGGCCCATCGGTGTACCCCGAATACTTGACCGATGTGAACATCCTGAATTGCCCGTCGGACGCACAGGGCCAGCGTGAATTCGACAGCGGCCGCTACAATTTCTTCCATGACCCCGAACAAGGAATCAACCCCTGCCGGTTCTCGGACGGTTCCTACATCTATCTCGGTTGGGCGATTTCCGACATCGTTCTTTATGTTGATCCCGCTCAGCAGAACGATGGGGCTATTGAATTGGCCACAATTCTCACGTATCTGAGGCCGGAAGCCGTTGATATTCTCGGGCAGATGCAGGGGTCATACCCTGTCACGGACCCCGCGAGCCCGGGCGTTCTGGAGAGTGATATCACCGATACGACCGGCAAAGTCACCGTGTACCGGCTGAGGGAAGGCATTGAGCGCTTCATGATCACAGACATCAACAACCCTGCGTCCAGCGCTCTGGCGCAGAGCGAAGTCTGGATCATGTCCGACGGCGTGCCGACCGACGCTTCACAATTCAACCACGTTCCAGGCGGCGCCAATGTGCTGTACATGGACGGCCACGTAGAGTTCCTTCGTTATCCCAGTCAGACACCCTGCTCGCGGGGATGGGCGGTAATTGGCGAACTCGCCGGCATTTGA
- a CDS encoding aminotransferase class III-fold pyridoxal phosphate-dependent enzyme codes for MAERNEVISHWPDADVLVEKARRLIDAPAYTVNAARMAEYLAYFDARCPKSKAATAEAAGLIPGGVQHNLAFNYPFPLSIRKAEGAYLWDVDGNRYIDFLQAGGPTVLGSNYAPVRDAVIGVLRESGPVTGLFHQYELELARLINRHMPSVEMFRMLASGSEGCMAAIRAARNFTGKKKIIKMGGAYHGWSDQLVFGTRIPGTGPFEASGIPEECLKHTQEFFPNDLDGENGLAALLEKNKNDGGTAAVLIEPVGPESGSRPLSRDFNQRVHGLCDAYGALLIFDEVVTGFRLGLGGAQGYFGVKPDLTVFGKCVAGGYPGAGGVGGRKDVMSTFASGIGSEQQRTLVGGTLSANPLSCAAGYHALLEMERTGASALAARAGDRLCQKLEDVIASLGAPFFVYNYGSIVHLNTHGVLLVDISDPQGLFKILQRKEIAKQIGAAYTAEGIITLAGSRLYTSMADTDEVIDQAVQGFARVLESCEPVA; via the coding sequence ATGGCGGAACGTAATGAGGTGATTTCGCATTGGCCCGACGCAGATGTGCTGGTGGAAAAGGCCCGGCGCCTGATCGATGCGCCGGCGTATACCGTAAATGCGGCCAGGATGGCGGAGTATCTGGCGTATTTCGATGCCCGGTGCCCGAAATCGAAGGCGGCCACGGCGGAGGCTGCCGGACTGATCCCCGGGGGGGTCCAGCACAATCTTGCGTTCAATTATCCCTTTCCCTTGAGCATCCGGAAGGCCGAGGGCGCTTATCTCTGGGACGTCGACGGCAACCGGTACATTGATTTTCTCCAGGCGGGCGGACCCACGGTGCTCGGGAGCAACTATGCGCCTGTGCGCGACGCGGTCATTGGGGTTCTGCGTGAGTCGGGACCCGTCACGGGCCTCTTCCATCAGTACGAACTTGAGCTGGCCAGACTCATCAACCGGCACATGCCGTCGGTCGAGATGTTCCGGATGCTTGCCAGCGGGTCCGAGGGGTGCATGGCCGCGATTCGCGCCGCGCGCAACTTCACGGGCAAGAAGAAGATCATCAAGATGGGCGGGGCGTATCACGGCTGGAGCGACCAGTTGGTGTTCGGGACGCGCATCCCGGGCACGGGGCCCTTTGAGGCTTCCGGGATTCCGGAAGAATGCCTCAAGCATACCCAGGAGTTTTTCCCCAACGATCTTGACGGTGAGAACGGTCTCGCGGCGCTGTTGGAGAAGAACAAGAACGATGGCGGCACCGCGGCGGTGCTCATCGAGCCCGTAGGCCCTGAGAGCGGCAGCCGGCCGCTGTCTCGGGACTTCAACCAGCGGGTGCACGGGCTCTGCGATGCGTATGGCGCGCTGCTCATTTTCGATGAAGTCGTTACCGGGTTCCGGTTGGGCCTTGGCGGCGCACAGGGGTACTTTGGCGTGAAGCCCGACCTCACCGTTTTCGGGAAATGCGTGGCGGGCGGCTATCCCGGCGCCGGCGGCGTCGGCGGGCGTAAGGATGTAATGTCGACGTTTGCCTCGGGTATCGGTTCGGAACAGCAGCGGACCCTTGTGGGCGGCACACTTTCCGCCAATCCGTTGAGTTGTGCGGCGGGGTACCACGCTCTTCTCGAGATGGAACGCACGGGGGCGTCCGCGCTGGCGGCCCGCGCCGGCGACCGCCTTTGCCAGAAACTCGAGGATGTCATCGCTTCGCTCGGCGCGCCGTTCTTTGTTTACAATTACGGTTCGATCGTGCATCTCAATACCCACGGGGTGCTGTTGGTGGATATCTCTGATCCGCAGGGGTTGTTCAAGATTCTGCAGCGCAAGGAAATCGCCAAGCAGATCGGGGCGGCGTACACCGCCGAGGGCATTATCACCCTTGCTGGAAGCCGTCTTTACACCAGCATGGCCGATACGGACGAGGTAATCGACCAGGCGGTCCAGGGCTTCGCGCGGGTTCTAGAAAGCTGCGAACCGGTTGCGTGA
- a CDS encoding class II aldolase/adducin family protein yields MSTYAPYKERVLDASQQLWRDGYFGTKHGSGGNVSVLIDGEDAVAVTPSGRNYGEMTAADICIVDFEQRRIEGALDPSVETGMHLAVYRERPDVSAVIHTHQPYASIFAVLNESIPLLFDEVAVAIGPEIAVCPYGLSGSPELLRNVVGKLSNRCHCYLLQNHGALCIGPDLERALYFAEVLEKTARIYYRALATGMQIHALPDGLPQALFQFTKSRQDAEIARKEKLRQSM; encoded by the coding sequence GTGAGTACATATGCGCCATATAAAGAACGCGTTCTGGACGCCAGCCAACAGCTGTGGCGGGACGGATACTTCGGCACAAAGCACGGCAGCGGCGGCAACGTGTCGGTTCTGATCGACGGCGAAGATGCCGTCGCCGTGACCCCGTCGGGCAGGAACTACGGTGAGATGACCGCCGCCGACATCTGCATCGTCGACTTTGAGCAGCGCCGCATCGAAGGCGCGTTAGACCCTTCCGTGGAGACGGGCATGCATCTGGCGGTTTACAGGGAACGCCCCGACGTCAGCGCGGTTATTCATACCCACCAGCCCTATGCCAGCATCTTCGCCGTATTGAACGAGTCCATTCCGCTCCTTTTTGACGAAGTTGCCGTGGCTATCGGCCCCGAGATTGCGGTTTGTCCCTACGGACTTTCGGGCAGCCCCGAGCTTCTGCGGAACGTGGTGGGCAAGCTATCCAACCGGTGCCATTGTTACCTGCTTCAGAACCACGGGGCCTTATGCATCGGGCCGGACCTGGAGCGTGCGCTCTATTTTGCTGAAGTGCTCGAGAAGACCGCCAGGATTTATTATCGCGCGCTGGCGACGGGAATGCAGATACATGCCCTGCCGGACGGGCTTCCGCAAGCCCTTTTCCAGTTCACGAAAAGCAGGCAGGACGCCGAGATCGCGCGGAAAGAGAAACTGCGTCAGTCAATGTGA